In Saccharothrix syringae, the following are encoded in one genomic region:
- a CDS encoding MBL fold metallo-hydrolase, with translation MDWTQPGVFEVAPGVHRIPLPLPNDGLHTVNAYAVEDGDGLVLIDPGWHLDAGLTALEAALDALGHGFEDVRRFLVTHAHRDHYTMAVALRRRFGTKVALGLGEQPSLARIAARTGNGQVERLRAWGAPHLAEQWLTRLAALGEAELRDYEEPDEWLEEGDLELDKRVLRVLPTPGHTRGHVVFVDAESRLLFAGDHVLPHITPSIGFEADRPPLPLGDYLDSLNLVRSYPDLRLLPAHGPVTESSHARVDELLAHHEDRLAATLDAVRAGTGTAFATAGRLGWTRRGRRFAELDLFNQVLATGETAAHLDVLVRRGLVRATGRDGVTTYEVS, from the coding sequence GTGGACTGGACCCAGCCAGGAGTTTTCGAGGTCGCGCCCGGTGTGCACCGCATCCCGCTGCCGCTGCCCAACGACGGCCTGCACACCGTCAACGCCTACGCGGTCGAGGACGGCGACGGGCTCGTCCTGATCGACCCGGGCTGGCACCTCGACGCCGGCCTCACCGCCCTGGAGGCGGCCCTGGACGCGCTCGGGCACGGCTTCGAGGACGTCCGCCGGTTCCTCGTCACCCACGCCCACCGCGACCACTACACGATGGCCGTCGCCCTCCGGCGCCGCTTCGGCACGAAGGTCGCCCTCGGCCTCGGCGAGCAGCCGTCCCTGGCCAGGATCGCCGCGCGCACCGGGAACGGCCAGGTCGAGCGGCTGCGCGCGTGGGGCGCGCCGCACCTGGCCGAGCAGTGGCTGACCCGGCTGGCCGCCCTCGGCGAGGCGGAGCTGCGCGACTACGAGGAGCCCGACGAGTGGCTGGAGGAGGGCGACCTGGAGCTGGACAAGCGCGTGCTGCGCGTCCTGCCCACCCCCGGCCACACCCGCGGGCACGTGGTGTTCGTGGACGCGGAGTCCCGGCTGCTGTTCGCCGGCGACCACGTGCTGCCGCACATCACCCCGTCCATCGGCTTCGAGGCCGACCGCCCGCCGCTGCCGCTGGGCGACTACCTCGACTCGCTGAACCTCGTCCGCTCCTACCCGGACCTGCGGCTGCTGCCCGCCCACGGCCCGGTGACCGAGTCCAGCCACGCCCGCGTGGACGAGCTGCTGGCCCACCACGAGGACCGGCTGGCCGCCACCCTGGACGCGGTCCGCGCGGGCACCGGCACGGCCTTCGCCACCGCGGGCCGCCTCGGCTGGACCCGCCGCGGCAGGCGGTTCGCCGAGCTGGACCTGTTCAACCAGGTGCTGGCCACCGGCGAGACCGCCGCGCACCTCGACGTGCTGGTCCGGCGGGGCCTGGTGCGCGCGACCGGGCGGGACGGCGTGACGACCTACGAGGTCAGCTGA